Proteins co-encoded in one Kribbella solani genomic window:
- a CDS encoding 3,4-dihydroxy-2-butanone-4-phosphate synthase translates to MFTGLIEQVGTVAGIAGDLLRVRTEITVAPGGAVCLDGIRFSAEPISPGEIEVVVTEETRRRTTFDRICAGTVLHVQLPVAIGDRIDGHLVQGHVEGVGKVLRVDVEPAGHRVWIKPPERLLARLVAKTSVAIDGVSITVAEVLKDRFSVVLVPATLAKTKLGALTAGSRVNLESDLLVRMAREGHGPEFQRAVARLPWAGQLSGETGVQKVVAQIAAGGGVVVWDPTAEGEGDVVFAGERFRPEAMRFLLTQACGHTTIPCAADVLQRLEIGPIPGGGDRQGTAMHVPIDLASSDGTGVSAADRAATIRRLASADAVPSDFLRPGHVFPLAARPGLLAERCGHTEATVALCVAAGLAPVGVCCEVMRPDGVMAGASDLEQFALRWELPMIDIHDLARWL, encoded by the coding sequence ATGTTCACAGGATTGATCGAGCAGGTAGGCACCGTCGCCGGGATCGCGGGCGACCTGTTGCGGGTCCGGACCGAGATCACGGTCGCGCCGGGTGGCGCGGTCTGCCTCGACGGGATCAGGTTCAGCGCCGAACCGATTTCGCCCGGGGAGATCGAGGTCGTGGTCACCGAGGAGACCCGCCGCCGTACGACCTTCGACCGGATCTGCGCCGGCACGGTGCTGCACGTCCAGCTGCCGGTTGCCATCGGCGACCGGATCGACGGACATCTCGTCCAGGGGCACGTCGAGGGCGTCGGCAAGGTACTGCGGGTCGACGTGGAGCCGGCCGGGCACCGGGTCTGGATCAAGCCGCCAGAGCGGCTCCTGGCCCGGCTGGTGGCGAAGACCTCGGTGGCGATCGACGGGGTCAGCATCACGGTCGCCGAGGTACTGAAGGACCGGTTCTCGGTCGTGCTCGTACCGGCCACGCTGGCGAAGACGAAACTCGGCGCGCTTACCGCCGGCAGCCGGGTCAACCTGGAGAGCGACTTGCTCGTCCGGATGGCGCGCGAAGGACACGGGCCGGAGTTCCAGCGGGCGGTGGCGCGATTGCCGTGGGCCGGACAGCTGAGCGGTGAGACCGGCGTCCAGAAGGTGGTCGCACAGATCGCCGCGGGTGGTGGGGTAGTGGTGTGGGACCCGACCGCGGAAGGTGAAGGCGATGTGGTCTTCGCGGGCGAGCGGTTCCGGCCGGAGGCGATGCGGTTCCTGCTGACCCAGGCTTGCGGGCATACGACGATCCCGTGCGCGGCCGACGTACTGCAGCGGTTGGAGATCGGGCCGATCCCGGGCGGCGGCGACCGGCAGGGTACGGCGATGCATGTGCCGATCGATCTCGCCTCGTCGGACGGGACCGGGGTGTCCGCGGCCGACCGGGCGGCGACGATTCGGCGGCTCGCGTCGGCGGATGCCGTACCGTCCGACTTCTTACGGCCCGGGCACGTGTTCCCGCTGGCCGCGCGACCTGGTTTGCTGGCCGAGCGTTGCGGTCACACCGAGGCGACTGTCGCGTTGTGCGTGGCCGCCGGGCTGGCGCCGGTCGGGGTGTGCTGCGAGGTGATGCGCCCGGACGGGGTGATGGCCGGCGCGTCCGACCTCGAACAGTTCGCCCTCCGATGGGAGCTACCGATGATCGACATTCACGACCTGGCCCGCTGGTTATGA
- a CDS encoding class I SAM-dependent methyltransferase, translating into MTGRPRDGAGLYDDPDFLAGYRHLRRTGQGINDELEIPAMNAVLATLPVAGARVVDLGCGEGGLAVRLAMAGAAEVLAVDASEQMLAAATPHPRVRYQRADLATFDLPSGSADLIVSSMALHYVEDFDILVSRAASWLSSGVFVFSVEHPVMTAPMVAADGVVDDYADEGRRERTWFVDRVVKYHRTIGSIVATLRRHGFQLEVLDEPLPTPEQVAAHPHLAIHRRRPPVLLVAARALST; encoded by the coding sequence ATGACCGGGCGACCGCGTGACGGTGCCGGGTTGTACGACGACCCGGACTTCCTTGCCGGATACCGCCACCTGCGCCGTACCGGCCAGGGGATCAACGACGAACTGGAGATCCCGGCGATGAACGCCGTCCTCGCGACGCTGCCGGTCGCCGGGGCTCGGGTCGTGGATCTGGGCTGTGGCGAAGGTGGTCTCGCGGTTCGGCTGGCGATGGCGGGCGCTGCTGAGGTGCTGGCTGTTGATGCCTCGGAACAGATGCTCGCGGCGGCTACCCCGCATCCGCGCGTTCGGTACCAGCGTGCCGACCTCGCGACCTTCGACCTACCGTCAGGGTCCGCGGACCTGATCGTCAGCAGCATGGCTCTCCACTACGTCGAGGACTTCGACATCCTGGTCAGCCGAGCAGCGAGCTGGCTGTCGTCCGGGGTGTTTGTCTTCTCGGTGGAGCATCCGGTGATGACCGCCCCGATGGTGGCCGCGGACGGTGTGGTGGACGACTACGCGGACGAGGGGCGGCGGGAGCGGACGTGGTTCGTGGACAGGGTGGTGAAGTACCACCGGACGATCGGCTCGATCGTCGCGACCCTCCGGCGCCATGGGTTCCAGCTGGAAGTGCTCGACGAACCACTCCCGACACCGGAACAGGTAGCCGCCCACCCCCACCTTGCCATCCACCGCCGCCGCCCGCCCGTCCTCCTGGTCGCGGCCCGCGCGCTGAGTACGTGA
- a CDS encoding DUF4038 domain-containing protein, producing MSISPIWRELELTLPAAEALEPPFAAERWVDFVHESGRRLRRPAFWDGERIFRVRFAAPEAGHWRWTSGSAGGEFEVQPAPADEPNPFYRHGFWRMSPGGRSVVHADGTPALMIADTAWALPWRATPDQVRLYAADRQAKGFNAVLLMTVQPDMRASGPRDRTQDEGFGVAFEDLPTGHLNEPNADYFQYLDVLIRILIEHGLVPVLQPVFHGFGWKGLDVAGTVVPASEYAAYCRYLVARYGAGPAIYLVGADGSGTEPQIAAGGAEVHAADCYEQPTGIHYRPHIRANAHQDADWLDFQWCQTGHTGEHVPERVADMWRNEPVKAVANGEPTYEHTGRTGVAEGWWQGHEAWSNLCAGGTMGVVYGAGSLWQWRLHADEPGHSEFFLAPGAGWREAIGFEGSTYVGMLGKVLAGLPTTDLAPDWTRVISGRALSTPAGGLIVYREHGGPVMVFDDSVPLAYTIVDPRDGSIVAAGERDTPQAPIPDPGGAPRVYICL from the coding sequence ATGTCCATCTCACCCATCTGGCGAGAACTCGAGCTCACCCTTCCGGCCGCCGAGGCGCTCGAGCCACCCTTCGCCGCTGAGCGCTGGGTGGATTTTGTGCACGAGTCCGGACGACGCCTACGGCGTCCGGCGTTCTGGGATGGCGAGCGGATCTTCCGCGTCCGCTTCGCGGCGCCGGAGGCGGGGCACTGGCGATGGACCAGCGGGTCAGCCGGCGGTGAGTTCGAGGTGCAACCGGCACCTGCCGACGAGCCCAACCCGTTCTACCGGCACGGGTTCTGGCGGATGTCGCCTGGTGGGCGGAGCGTGGTGCACGCGGACGGTACGCCGGCTCTGATGATCGCCGACACCGCCTGGGCGCTCCCGTGGCGCGCAACTCCGGACCAGGTCCGCCTGTATGCCGCCGACCGGCAAGCGAAAGGCTTCAACGCGGTCCTCCTCATGACCGTCCAGCCAGACATGCGCGCATCCGGCCCACGAGACCGTACCCAGGACGAGGGATTCGGCGTCGCGTTCGAGGATCTCCCCACCGGACATCTCAACGAGCCGAACGCCGACTACTTCCAGTACCTCGACGTCCTGATCCGCATCCTGATCGAGCATGGCCTGGTACCCGTACTGCAACCCGTCTTCCACGGCTTCGGCTGGAAAGGCCTGGATGTCGCCGGAACAGTGGTCCCGGCGTCCGAGTACGCGGCGTACTGCCGCTACCTGGTCGCCCGGTACGGCGCCGGTCCCGCGATCTACCTGGTCGGTGCTGACGGTTCGGGCACCGAGCCACAGATCGCCGCGGGCGGAGCGGAAGTACACGCCGCGGACTGCTACGAGCAGCCGACCGGCATCCACTACCGCCCGCACATCCGGGCGAACGCTCACCAGGACGCCGACTGGCTGGACTTCCAGTGGTGCCAGACCGGGCACACCGGCGAGCACGTACCCGAGCGGGTCGCGGACATGTGGCGGAACGAGCCGGTCAAGGCGGTCGCGAACGGCGAGCCAACGTACGAGCACACTGGCCGTACTGGTGTCGCCGAAGGTTGGTGGCAAGGGCATGAAGCGTGGAGCAACCTGTGCGCGGGCGGGACGATGGGCGTCGTGTACGGCGCGGGCAGCTTGTGGCAATGGCGTTTGCACGCGGACGAACCGGGGCACTCCGAGTTCTTTCTGGCACCAGGCGCGGGCTGGCGGGAGGCGATCGGTTTCGAGGGATCGACGTACGTCGGCATGCTCGGGAAGGTCCTTGCCGGCCTGCCGACGACCGATCTGGCGCCGGACTGGACCCGGGTGATCTCGGGGCGCGCGCTGAGTACGCCGGCCGGGGGCCTGATCGTGTACCGCGAGCACGGCGGGCCGGTGATGGTGTTCGACGACAGCGTCCCGCTCGCGTACACGATCGTCGATCCGCGGGACGGATCGATCGTCGCCGCCGGGGAACGCGACACGCCCCAGGCTCCGATCCCTGATCCTGGTGGCGCGCCGCGGGTCTACATCTGCCTATAG
- the ribB gene encoding 3,4-dihydroxy-2-butanone-4-phosphate synthase: MNPLNTLTSLDTIDHAVAELAAGRPVVVIDDADRENEGDLTFAASLATPELMALLVRHTSGYVCAPAAAEILDRLELPLMVPDNQDSLRTAYTISVDAATGVGTGISAADRARTVRVLADPSAGRTDLIRPGHILPLRAVDGGVRQRPGHTEATVDLLKLAGLPLVGVIGELMNDDGTLMTGTDLRGFADAHGFALISIADLVSYLS; encoded by the coding sequence ATGAACCCGCTGAACACGCTGACCAGCCTGGACACGATCGACCACGCGGTTGCCGAGCTCGCCGCCGGGCGCCCGGTCGTGGTGATCGACGACGCGGACCGCGAGAACGAAGGCGATCTGACCTTCGCCGCGAGCCTGGCGACGCCCGAGCTGATGGCCCTGCTCGTCCGCCACACCAGCGGGTACGTCTGCGCGCCGGCCGCCGCGGAGATCCTGGACCGGCTCGAGCTGCCGTTGATGGTCCCGGACAACCAGGACAGCCTGCGCACCGCGTACACGATCTCGGTGGACGCGGCGACCGGCGTCGGCACCGGCATCTCGGCGGCGGACCGGGCGCGTACCGTCCGGGTGCTGGCCGATCCCTCGGCCGGGCGCACGGACCTGATCCGGCCCGGTCACATCCTGCCGCTGCGCGCGGTCGACGGAGGCGTCCGGCAGCGGCCCGGCCACACCGAAGCCACCGTCGACCTGCTGAAGCTGGCCGGCCTGCCGCTGGTCGGCGTGATCGGCGAGCTCATGAACGACGACGGCACCCTGATGACCGGCACGGATCTGCGGGGGTTCGCCGACGCTCATGGCTTCGCGCTGATCTCGATCGCCGACCTGGTCAGCTACCTGTCCTGA
- a CDS encoding helix-turn-helix domain-containing protein has product MDEIVIGDWSKLGSTVRAQRLRLEFSQAEAAARARVSRSWLAKVESGHRGVELEQLMRLLAALGLTMVFRASNAPEAGSDQHLTDRRLLRAANRRRAWYGDEEPSGND; this is encoded by the coding sequence ATGGACGAGATCGTCATCGGTGACTGGTCGAAGCTCGGCTCGACGGTCCGCGCGCAACGACTGCGGCTCGAGTTCAGCCAGGCCGAGGCCGCCGCGCGTGCACGGGTCTCCCGGTCCTGGCTGGCAAAGGTGGAGAGCGGGCACCGCGGCGTCGAGCTGGAACAGTTGATGCGTCTGCTGGCCGCGCTGGGGCTGACCATGGTGTTCCGCGCGTCGAATGCCCCCGAAGCCGGTTCGGACCAACATCTGACCGACCGCCGCCTTCTCCGCGCCGCGAACCGGCGCCGGGCCTGGTACGGCGACGAGGAGCCGTCCGGAAATGACTGA
- a CDS encoding cyclic nucleotide-binding domain-containing protein produces the protein MALGRTSPRDLPLFADLSGRDIRDIFRAGEEVSVPAGWSLILEQTPPDAAYLILSGTAAVREKGQEIAELGPGDIAGEVAVRKNTLRTATVTAKSRLQLLHFTREKFDDLTRRLPAFRDAIDATIQERRG, from the coding sequence GTGGCACTGGGTAGGACATCCCCGCGGGATCTGCCGCTGTTCGCGGATCTGTCCGGGCGGGACATCCGGGACATCTTCCGGGCCGGCGAAGAGGTTTCGGTACCGGCCGGGTGGTCGCTGATCCTTGAGCAGACGCCGCCGGACGCCGCGTACCTGATCCTCAGTGGTACCGCCGCGGTCCGCGAGAAGGGCCAGGAGATCGCCGAACTCGGCCCGGGTGACATCGCCGGCGAGGTCGCGGTCCGGAAGAACACGTTGCGGACGGCAACCGTCACGGCGAAGTCGCGGCTCCAGCTGCTGCACTTCACCCGGGAGAAGTTCGACGACCTCACCCGCCGCCTGCCTGCGTTCCGCGACGCCATCGACGCCACCATCCAAGAACGCCGCGGTTAG
- a CDS encoding threonine/serine ThrE exporter family protein, translated as MQPDEQREVYATIDLALRVGEVLLSSGAGTADATATILGVTAAGGLRGCEVDITFTSMAVSYQEAPDVAPETHIRLVRYRSQDFSRLTDVDRLVRRFARGDVTREEASRELARLTSAGPPYPRWSAVLAWGVMAGGATLLLGGGWLITAVAVLTAIVIDLNNRWFNRQRLPAFYQQVAGAFVATAVALGLYAVDAPVKPSLVVAAGIIMLLAGIALTGAVQDAITGYYVTAAARSLEAMLLTGGIIAGVSLGLTLGLKFGLNVGIEPQAIQLTNLPVMVISGAVMATAFAYATYAPLRALLPVAVMGALASLVFTLMTRASFGPAWSTAAAAFVVGLGGYSSGRRTGVPPLVVVVAGSIPLLPGLTIYRGLYELMARSNIFGIVSLTTAVAIGVALASGLILGEYVAQPIRREARRLEDRLAGPRLVGPRRPVRRRTNRTRRRRRAAQ; from the coding sequence ATGCAGCCTGACGAGCAGCGGGAGGTCTACGCGACCATCGACCTGGCCTTGCGGGTCGGTGAGGTGCTGCTGTCCAGCGGCGCCGGTACGGCGGACGCGACCGCGACGATCCTCGGCGTGACCGCGGCCGGTGGGCTGCGCGGGTGCGAGGTGGACATCACCTTCACCTCGATGGCCGTCTCGTACCAGGAGGCGCCGGATGTCGCGCCCGAGACGCACATCCGCCTGGTCCGGTACCGGTCGCAGGACTTCTCCCGGCTGACCGACGTCGACCGCCTGGTCCGCCGGTTCGCGCGCGGTGACGTGACGCGCGAGGAGGCTTCGCGGGAGCTGGCCCGGCTGACGTCCGCCGGGCCGCCGTACCCGCGCTGGAGCGCCGTGCTCGCCTGGGGCGTGATGGCGGGCGGCGCGACGCTGCTGCTCGGCGGTGGCTGGCTGATCACCGCGGTGGCGGTCCTGACCGCGATCGTGATCGACCTGAACAACCGCTGGTTCAACCGGCAGCGCTTGCCCGCGTTCTACCAGCAGGTCGCCGGCGCATTCGTGGCAACCGCGGTCGCGCTCGGTCTGTACGCCGTGGACGCACCGGTGAAACCATCACTGGTAGTTGCCGCAGGCATCATTATGTTGCTGGCCGGAATCGCCCTCACCGGTGCGGTCCAGGACGCGATCACCGGGTACTACGTGACCGCCGCGGCCCGAAGTCTGGAAGCGATGCTGCTCACCGGCGGCATCATCGCCGGGGTGTCCCTTGGTCTGACGCTGGGACTGAAGTTCGGGCTGAACGTCGGCATCGAACCGCAGGCGATCCAGCTGACGAACCTTCCGGTGATGGTCATCTCCGGCGCGGTGATGGCGACCGCGTTCGCGTACGCGACGTACGCGCCCCTGCGCGCGCTGCTCCCGGTGGCGGTGATGGGCGCGCTGGCATCGCTGGTCTTCACGCTGATGACCCGGGCATCCTTCGGCCCGGCCTGGTCGACCGCCGCGGCAGCCTTCGTCGTCGGCCTGGGCGGTTACTCCAGCGGCCGGCGCACCGGCGTACCGCCGCTGGTCGTGGTCGTCGCGGGCTCGATCCCGCTGCTGCCCGGCCTGACCATCTACCGCGGCCTGTACGAACTGATGGCGCGGAGCAACATCTTCGGCATCGTCAGCCTCACCACCGCGGTCGCCATCGGCGTCGCCCTGGCCTCCGGCCTGATCCTCGGCGAGTACGTGGCGCAGCCGATCCGCCGCGAAGCGCGCCGCCTGGAGGACCGGCTGGCCGGCCCGCGTCTGGTCGGACCACGCCGCCCGGTACGCCGCCGGACCAACCGAACCAGGCGCCGCCGACGCGCGGCCCAGTGA
- a CDS encoding transketolase family protein has translation MTVLETASIADQPRYDCRDAYVETLAQLAEADHRIVGVVNDSVGSSKLNSFRKAFPDRLINVGIAEQDMVGVASGLANGGRIPFVSAASCFLTGRALEQIKADVAYSKTNVKLCGMSPGVAYGELGPTHHSIEDIAWLRAIAGLTIIVPADPIETAAALRWAAASEGPVFIRVSRMSVPKVYADDYSFVLGKAITVREGGDVTVISNGTVLWRALAAAERLAAEGISARVLSMPTVRPLDVDAVVAAARETAGIVTAEEAVSGGGLGGAVAETVVQRHPARVSILGIPEFAPTGSAGYLLDRYGLSPEGIADAARKLVRTGS, from the coding sequence ATGACAGTCCTGGAGACCGCTTCGATTGCCGATCAGCCGCGCTACGACTGCCGGGACGCGTACGTGGAAACGCTGGCCCAGCTTGCCGAGGCGGATCATCGGATCGTTGGCGTGGTCAACGACTCGGTCGGATCGAGCAAGCTGAACAGTTTCCGGAAGGCGTTCCCGGACCGGCTGATCAACGTCGGGATCGCCGAGCAGGACATGGTCGGCGTCGCGTCCGGGCTGGCGAACGGCGGCCGGATCCCGTTCGTCTCGGCGGCATCCTGCTTCCTCACCGGGCGCGCGCTCGAACAGATCAAGGCCGACGTCGCGTACTCGAAGACGAACGTGAAACTCTGCGGGATGAGTCCCGGCGTCGCGTACGGAGAACTCGGCCCGACGCATCATTCGATCGAGGACATCGCCTGGCTGCGCGCGATCGCTGGGCTGACCATCATCGTCCCGGCGGACCCGATCGAAACCGCGGCCGCGCTGCGCTGGGCGGCCGCTTCGGAAGGGCCGGTGTTCATCCGGGTCAGCCGGATGAGCGTGCCGAAGGTGTACGCCGACGACTACTCGTTCGTGCTCGGCAAGGCGATCACGGTTCGCGAAGGCGGCGACGTGACAGTGATCAGCAACGGGACGGTGCTGTGGCGGGCCTTGGCCGCCGCGGAACGGCTCGCCGCGGAGGGCATTTCGGCCCGCGTACTGTCGATGCCGACGGTGCGGCCGCTGGACGTCGACGCCGTGGTCGCGGCCGCGCGGGAGACGGCCGGCATCGTCACCGCCGAGGAGGCGGTCTCCGGCGGTGGGCTCGGCGGCGCGGTCGCGGAGACCGTGGTGCAGCGGCATCCGGCCCGGGTGTCGATCCTCGGGATTCCCGAGTTCGCGCCCACGGGGTCGGCCGGCTACCTGCTGGACCGCTACGGCCTGTCCCCCGAGGGCATCGCCGACGCCGCCCGCAAGCTGGTCAGGACAGGTAGCTGA
- a CDS encoding PadR family transcriptional regulator → MDTSQLLKGVLDLAVLAVLREGDGYGYDVLRRLRAAGLVDVADASVYGTLRRLFAAGVLTSYVQPSEEGPHRKYYGLNQDGHELLARSTQTWNHFAGAMSVLLLAKEAA, encoded by the coding sequence ATGGATACGAGTCAGTTGCTCAAGGGTGTGCTGGATCTTGCGGTGCTGGCGGTGTTGCGGGAGGGGGACGGGTATGGGTATGACGTGTTGCGGCGGTTGCGGGCGGCGGGGCTGGTGGATGTCGCGGATGCGTCGGTGTACGGGACGTTGCGGCGGCTGTTCGCGGCGGGGGTGCTGACTTCGTACGTGCAGCCGAGTGAAGAAGGGCCGCATCGGAAGTACTACGGGCTGAACCAGGACGGGCATGAGTTGCTGGCCCGGTCCACCCAGACGTGGAACCACTTCGCCGGCGCGATGTCCGTGTTGTTGCTGGCGAAGGAGGCCGCGTGA
- a CDS encoding sugar-binding domain-containing protein, translated as MNSNRGVRRPGLDELRLLAKVARMYHEKGIRQPRIATELNLSQARVSRMLRQAVDVGIVRTVVTMPSGVHSDLEDELQGRYGLRDAVVVDTLGVGEDVLSALGSGAAAYLDMTLTGGHLVGISSWSETLLSAVDRMPRKSVPVVDKVVQIVGGLGDAAVQMQATRLTARFAELTGGMPVYLPAPGLVGTPAVRRAMMNDVSVRDVLGTWGQLTDALVGIGSLEPSPLLQRSGNAVAEADQDELRRLGAVGDVCFRFFDEEGKLVRSTFDQRVIGVTAKELLAVPRRIGVAGGDRKYSAIRAALLGGWVNILITDLAMAQRLLDAA; from the coding sequence GTGAACAGCAACCGTGGTGTGCGCCGGCCGGGGCTGGACGAGCTGCGGCTGCTCGCGAAGGTGGCGCGGATGTACCACGAGAAGGGCATCCGCCAGCCGCGGATCGCCACCGAACTGAACCTGTCCCAGGCACGGGTGTCGCGGATGCTCAGGCAGGCCGTCGACGTCGGTATCGTCCGCACCGTGGTGACCATGCCGAGTGGCGTCCACAGTGATCTCGAAGACGAGCTGCAGGGCCGGTACGGACTGCGGGACGCGGTTGTCGTCGACACGCTGGGTGTTGGCGAGGACGTACTGTCCGCGCTCGGTTCCGGCGCGGCGGCGTACCTGGACATGACGCTCACCGGCGGGCATCTGGTCGGCATCTCGTCCTGGAGCGAGACGCTGCTCAGCGCCGTCGACCGGATGCCACGCAAGAGCGTGCCGGTGGTCGACAAGGTGGTCCAGATCGTCGGCGGGCTCGGTGACGCGGCGGTGCAGATGCAGGCCACCCGGCTGACCGCGCGGTTCGCCGAGCTGACCGGTGGGATGCCGGTGTACCTGCCGGCGCCCGGCCTGGTCGGGACACCCGCGGTCCGGCGGGCGATGATGAACGATGTGTCGGTTCGGGACGTTCTGGGCACCTGGGGACAGCTCACCGACGCCCTGGTCGGGATCGGCAGCCTGGAGCCGTCACCGCTGCTGCAGCGCAGCGGGAACGCGGTCGCCGAGGCCGACCAGGACGAGCTGCGCAGGCTCGGTGCCGTCGGGGACGTGTGTTTCCGGTTCTTCGACGAAGAGGGAAAGCTGGTGCGCTCGACGTTCGACCAACGGGTCATCGGGGTGACCGCGAAGGAGCTGCTGGCGGTGCCGCGCCGGATCGGCGTGGCCGGTGGCGACCGCAAGTACTCGGCCATTCGCGCCGCTCTGCTCGGCGGCTGGGTCAACATCCTGATCACCGACCTCGCGATGGCACAGCGTTTGTTAGATGCAGCCTGA
- a CDS encoding adenylate/guanylate cyclase domain-containing protein, which produces MNTPESNDSGSGAAGRVDLSAVQREFERTLLGGERKFTRVQVSERAGISMERAERMWHALGFATVPDDEVAFTDDDVEALRLVAALEDDGFIEPEMESSLARKLGQTQSRLASWQSAMFLEFLGGTQLPPDEAIEVAGLLLPAMERLQTYVWRRHLAAAAGRAVAGSDELARGVRAVGFADIVSYTRLTRRLTEAELGGLIERFEGTAADVVALNGGRVIKSIGDEVLFVADTAAQGAAVALALQDAVTADEDLPELRIGLAYGTILIRLGDVYGEVVNLAARLTTECKPGRVLADRELAAALDGHPAYNLHRLRRVAVRGYRHLVPYAVQRADGVPKNR; this is translated from the coding sequence ATGAACACGCCTGAGTCGAACGACAGTGGTTCCGGCGCGGCTGGGCGGGTGGATCTGAGTGCCGTGCAGCGCGAGTTCGAGCGGACGCTGCTCGGGGGCGAGCGGAAGTTCACTCGGGTACAGGTTTCCGAGCGGGCCGGGATTTCGATGGAGCGGGCCGAGCGGATGTGGCACGCGCTCGGGTTCGCGACCGTACCGGACGACGAGGTGGCGTTCACCGACGACGACGTCGAGGCGCTGCGGCTGGTGGCCGCGCTGGAGGACGACGGTTTCATCGAGCCCGAGATGGAATCGTCACTGGCCCGGAAACTCGGACAGACCCAGTCGCGGCTGGCGTCCTGGCAGTCCGCCATGTTCCTGGAGTTCCTGGGCGGTACCCAACTCCCGCCGGACGAAGCGATCGAAGTCGCCGGATTGTTGCTTCCAGCAATGGAACGGTTGCAGACGTACGTCTGGCGCCGCCACCTCGCCGCCGCGGCCGGCCGAGCGGTCGCGGGGTCGGACGAGCTGGCCCGCGGCGTACGCGCGGTCGGTTTCGCCGACATCGTCAGCTACACCCGGCTCACCCGCCGCCTGACCGAGGCCGAGCTCGGCGGCCTGATCGAACGGTTCGAGGGGACGGCCGCCGACGTGGTCGCGCTGAACGGTGGCCGGGTGATCAAGTCGATCGGCGACGAAGTGCTGTTCGTCGCCGACACCGCGGCGCAGGGCGCGGCGGTCGCGCTCGCGCTCCAGGACGCGGTGACCGCGGACGAGGATCTCCCCGAGCTGCGGATCGGGCTCGCGTACGGAACGATCCTGATCCGGCTCGGCGACGTGTACGGCGAGGTGGTCAACCTGGCCGCCCGCCTGACCACCGAATGCAAACCCGGCCGCGTCCTCGCCGACCGCGAACTCGCCGCCGCCCTCGACGGCCACCCCGCGTACAACCTGCACCGCCTCCGCCGCGTCGCGGTCCGCGGCTACCGCCACCTGGTCCCCTACGCCGTCCAGCGCGCCGATGGTGTACCGAAGAACAGGTAG
- a CDS encoding GNAT family N-acetyltransferase: protein MLLGAIVVSVAADAWSAPEVGFLAGVATNPVARGKGLSRQVCGFATAELVKRHGRAALMVDGDNAAVYERLGYTYRKVAAARLR from the coding sequence TTGCTGCTCGGTGCCATCGTCGTGAGCGTGGCGGCGGATGCGTGGAGCGCGCCGGAGGTCGGCTTCCTGGCCGGGGTCGCGACGAATCCGGTTGCCCGGGGCAAGGGATTGTCGCGGCAGGTGTGTGGATTCGCCACCGCCGAGCTGGTGAAGCGCCACGGGCGGGCCGCGTTGATGGTGGATGGTGACAACGCGGCCGTGTACGAGCGGTTGGGTTACACGTACCGAAAGGTTGCCGCGGCCCGACTGCGGTAG